In Halapricum desulfuricans, a single window of DNA contains:
- the corA gene encoding magnesium/cobalt transporter CorA: MIESLVYRGGAVESYDDLARAKAAEGTTWVHATEVTDDERERVREIFSLHPLAIDDITGNVRAKTEEFADYVFVLLKTARLTRGQTSFEEEITDDPVGIFFGSDWVVTLTPGSAEEIGRVRAAVESRDERLLERGSDFTAYRIIDAMIDRYFDLLDSIETKIESIEDEVVASTDIDLLEEINSVRRELLSFRKLLWPAREAVGTLARGDPKLIAAETEKYYRDVYDHLVQLVDLTETYRDLIAGTRDIYLNTLSQSTNEVMKVLTVVATIFIPLTFVAGIYGMNFEWMPELGWRWGYPVVLGLMTAIAAGMGWFFRRRGYI; encoded by the coding sequence ATGATCGAATCCCTCGTCTACCGCGGCGGTGCCGTCGAGTCTTACGACGATCTCGCGCGGGCGAAAGCCGCCGAGGGGACGACGTGGGTTCACGCGACGGAGGTCACTGACGACGAGCGCGAACGCGTGCGTGAGATATTTAGCCTGCACCCGCTCGCGATCGACGATATCACCGGCAACGTCCGTGCCAAGACCGAGGAGTTCGCAGACTACGTGTTCGTCCTGCTGAAGACTGCTCGACTCACCCGGGGGCAAACCTCTTTCGAGGAGGAGATCACCGACGATCCAGTGGGGATCTTCTTCGGGAGTGACTGGGTGGTGACGCTGACTCCCGGTTCGGCCGAGGAGATCGGTCGCGTGCGTGCGGCCGTCGAATCCCGGGACGAGCGGCTGCTGGAGCGGGGCTCGGACTTCACGGCCTACCGGATCATCGACGCGATGATCGATCGGTATTTCGACCTGCTGGACAGCATCGAGACGAAGATCGAGTCCATCGAGGACGAGGTCGTCGCCTCGACCGACATCGATCTGCTCGAAGAGATCAACAGCGTCCGGCGGGAGCTGCTCTCCTTTCGCAAGCTCCTGTGGCCGGCCAGGGAAGCCGTCGGGACGCTCGCCAGGGGCGATCCCAAGCTCATCGCCGCGGAGACCGAGAAGTACTACCGGGACGTCTACGACCACCTCGTCCAGCTGGTCGATCTAACCGAGACCTACCGCGACCTAATCGCCGGGACGCGGGACATCTACCTCAACACGCTCTCCCAATCGACCAACGAGGTGATGAAAGTCCTGACGGTGGTGGCGACGATTTTCATCCCGCTGACCTTCGTCGCCGGGATCTACGGGATGAACTTCGAGTGGATGCCCGAGCTGGGCTGGCGGTGGGGATACCCGGTCGTGCTGGGGCTGATGACCGCTATCGCCGCCGGTATGGGCTGGTTCTTCCGCCGTCGGGGGTACATCTAG
- a CDS encoding 30S ribosomal protein S15, producing the protein MARMHTRRRGSSSSDKPVADEPPEWSDVDEDAIEARVVELAEDGLSPSEIGLKLRDEGVQGTPVPDVKLATGRKITEILEENDADPELPEDLANLFERAVRLREHMDEHPGDHQNKRALQNTESKIRRLVDYYRGDELDEEFTYSYDVAKEYLE; encoded by the coding sequence ATGGCACGAATGCACACACGACGCCGCGGCTCGTCCAGTTCGGACAAGCCCGTGGCAGACGAACCCCCGGAGTGGAGTGACGTAGACGAAGACGCGATCGAAGCGCGCGTCGTCGAGCTGGCCGAAGACGGCCTCAGTCCGAGTGAGATCGGGCTGAAACTGCGCGATGAAGGCGTCCAGGGCACGCCTGTTCCGGACGTCAAGCTCGCGACCGGCAGGAAGATCACCGAGATCCTCGAGGAAAACGACGCCGACCCCGAACTCCCCGAGGACCTTGCGAATCTCTTCGAGCGCGCCGTCCGCCTGCGCGAGCACATGGACGAACACCCCGGCGACCACCAGAACAAGCGCGCCCTGCAGAACACCGAGTCGAAGATCCGTCGCCTCGTGGACTACTACCGCGGCGACGAACTCGACGAGGAGTTCACCTACAGCTACGACGTCGCCAAAGAGTACCTCGAGTAG
- a CDS encoding preprotein translocase subunit SecD: MISLRENWRIVMLVVFLLASALALIGPIAQSDPGTQTEYAQLEGDDQQLTLERSSIDFDNTTVETTNESTDTIVASDAEIEVNGEISERTDSSARVVNGSLTVTGGTVVTPENTSDITATEQSISISGETTLRAENSTVTLAFERPADTGPTNLQYGFDLSGGTRIRAPLAGMYVSDLDFDRNQSSELNRQLADQLDVEPIDVRVRQGAVEVFDTNVTDEEFVSALQASGFNATQDDVNDGVTEDTRENVVNILQSKIDRTGLSGGTVTTVGDGLVVVEVPNAEIDQVRDIVTDRGVVRIEAAVREPGANSTTNTTVITGEDIASTGQIGQRTGPGGEVSGWEAPVTLTEEGAQNFQQQMQELGFTSPSGIGNCDLTGGPGADQPGSYCLLTTLDGELVRANGMGGDLGAELGTNDNWATESPTFTIGASNADEAQEIKISLEVGSLPTNLDISEGDVSYIQPSLAQEFKSLSLITGLFAWFGVAGMVFLRYNKVRVAVPMIFTAIAEVFILLGFAAVTGLALDLSHIAGLIAVIGTGVDDLIIIADEILQQGEVATGRVFQNRFRKAFWVIGAAAVTTIIAMSPLTFLSVGDLFGFAVVTIVGVLIGVLVTRPAYGDILRNLVLSEDQQ, from the coding sequence ATGATCTCCCTCCGCGAAAACTGGCGGATTGTAATGTTAGTGGTCTTCCTGCTGGCCAGCGCGCTCGCGCTCATCGGGCCGATCGCCCAGAGCGATCCCGGGACACAGACGGAGTACGCCCAGCTCGAAGGCGACGACCAGCAGCTCACTCTCGAACGGAGTTCGATCGACTTCGACAATACGACCGTCGAGACGACCAACGAGTCGACGGACACGATCGTCGCTTCCGACGCCGAGATCGAAGTCAACGGCGAGATATCGGAGCGGACGGACTCCTCGGCACGAGTCGTCAACGGATCGCTGACGGTCACCGGCGGGACGGTCGTCACGCCGGAGAACACGAGCGATATCACGGCGACCGAACAGTCGATCTCGATCAGCGGCGAGACGACGCTCCGGGCCGAAAACTCGACCGTGACGCTCGCGTTTGAACGCCCGGCCGACACCGGGCCGACGAATCTTCAGTACGGGTTCGACCTCTCCGGCGGGACGCGCATCCGCGCACCGCTGGCTGGCATGTACGTGAGCGATCTGGACTTCGACCGGAACCAGTCATCTGAACTCAACCGCCAGCTCGCCGATCAACTCGACGTCGAACCCATCGACGTTCGCGTCCGTCAGGGGGCCGTTGAGGTCTTCGACACGAACGTCACGGACGAGGAGTTCGTGAGTGCGCTTCAGGCGTCGGGGTTCAACGCGACTCAAGACGACGTCAACGACGGCGTGACTGAGGACACCCGGGAGAACGTCGTCAACATCCTCCAGAGCAAGATCGACCGGACGGGACTGTCCGGCGGCACGGTGACGACTGTCGGTGACGGGCTCGTCGTCGTGGAAGTCCCCAACGCAGAGATCGACCAGGTCCGGGACATCGTGACCGACCGTGGCGTCGTTCGCATCGAGGCAGCGGTTCGTGAGCCGGGGGCCAATTCGACGACGAACACCACGGTCATCACCGGCGAAGACATCGCCAGCACGGGGCAGATCGGCCAGCGAACCGGTCCCGGCGGGGAAGTCTCTGGCTGGGAAGCCCCCGTCACACTCACAGAAGAGGGTGCGCAGAACTTCCAGCAGCAGATGCAAGAGCTCGGGTTCACGAGCCCGTCCGGGATCGGGAACTGTGATCTGACGGGCGGTCCCGGCGCTGACCAGCCCGGGAGCTACTGTCTCTTGACGACCCTCGACGGCGAATTGGTCCGGGCAAACGGGATGGGCGGGGACCTCGGTGCCGAGTTAGGTACCAACGACAACTGGGCCACGGAGAGCCCGACGTTCACGATCGGCGCGTCGAATGCCGACGAGGCCCAGGAGATCAAGATCAGTCTCGAGGTCGGGTCGCTGCCGACGAACCTCGATATTTCAGAGGGTGACGTCTCCTACATCCAGCCCAGCCTCGCCCAGGAGTTCAAGTCGCTGTCGCTGATCACTGGCCTGTTCGCCTGGTTCGGCGTCGCCGGGATGGTCTTCCTCCGGTACAACAAGGTCCGGGTCGCAGTCCCGATGATCTTCACCGCGATCGCGGAGGTGTTCATCCTGCTCGGGTTCGCGGCCGTCACCGGACTCGCGCTCGACCTGTCACACATCGCCGGGCTGATCGCCGTGATCGGAACCGGGGTCGACGACCTGATCATCATCGCCGACGAGATTCTCCAACAGGGCGAAGTCGCCACGGGACGGGTCTTCCAGAACCGCTTCCGGAAGGCCTTCTGGGTTATCGGGGCGGCGGCGGTGACGACGATCATTGCCATGAGCCCGCTGACCTTCCTGTCGGTCGGCGACCTGTTCGGGTTCGCCGTCGTCACCATCGTCGGCGTGCTCATCGGCGTGCTCGTCACCCGTCCGGCCTACGGTGACATCCTGCGCAACCTCGTGTTGAGCGAGGACCAGCAGTAA
- a CDS encoding 50S ribosomal protein L1 — MADQEIENAVSRALEEAPDRNFRETVDLAINLRDLDLNDPSNRVDEGVVLPEGTGQETKIVVFAEGETAIRAEDVADDVLDSDDLEDLGDDDDQAKDLAEETDFFIAEASMMQDIGRYLGTILGPRGKMPEPLQPDDDVVETVNRMKNTVQLRSGERRTFHTRVGAEDMSAEEIADNIDVILRRLHANLEKGPLNVDSVFVKTTMGPAVEVA, encoded by the coding sequence ATGGCAGATCAGGAAATAGAGAACGCAGTCTCTCGCGCACTCGAGGAGGCACCTGACCGGAACTTCCGGGAGACGGTGGACCTCGCGATCAACTTGCGCGATCTTGACCTCAACGATCCATCGAACCGTGTCGACGAAGGTGTCGTCCTGCCGGAAGGGACCGGCCAGGAAACGAAGATCGTCGTCTTCGCCGAAGGCGAAACGGCCATCCGGGCCGAAGATGTCGCCGACGACGTCCTCGACAGCGACGATCTCGAAGACCTGGGTGACGACGACGATCAGGCCAAGGATCTCGCCGAGGAGACCGATTTCTTCATCGCGGAAGCGTCCATGATGCAGGACATCGGTCGATACCTCGGGACGATCCTCGGGCCACGCGGGAAGATGCCCGAACCGCTCCAGCCGGACGACGACGTCGTCGAGACCGTCAACCGAATGAAGAACACGGTCCAGCTTCGCAGCGGCGAGCGGCGGACCTTCCACACCCGCGTGGGTGCCGAGGACATGTCCGCCGAGGAGATCGCCGACAACATCGACGTCATCCTGCGCCGACTCCACGCCAACCTCGAGAAGGGGCCGCTGAACGTGGATTCGGTGTTCGTGAAGACGACGATGGGACCGGCCGTGGAGGTGGCCTAA
- a CDS encoding aminotransferase class IV: protein MQYHLDGKLVPEAEATVSVRDRGFAYGDGAFETLRAYGGTVLAWEAHADRLERTVETLGFAEAIPPRADLRERVRETLQANDLEDAYLKLSITRGVQPGKLSPDERVDPTVVVQVSPLPRGGLDGESVWDEPATLRTVTTRPVPDESIPADAKTHNYLDGILARLELRRTDDTQADEALMRDPDGRVVEGATSNLFFVDGGVLKTPSTDLPLLPGVTRSIVLQLADEEGVPIEEGHYSVQAVRAADEAFLTNTTWEIRPVAALDGDEIGGGPMADLLARLYDQRVEQICY from the coding sequence ATGCAGTATCACCTCGACGGGAAGCTCGTCCCCGAGGCGGAGGCGACCGTCAGCGTCCGCGATCGCGGGTTCGCCTACGGGGACGGGGCCTTCGAGACGCTGCGGGCCTACGGGGGGACGGTCCTGGCGTGGGAGGCTCACGCCGACCGCCTGGAACGGACCGTCGAGACGCTGGGGTTCGCGGAGGCGATCCCGCCGCGCGCTGACCTTCGCGAGCGAGTTCGCGAGACCCTGCAAGCGAACGACCTCGAGGACGCCTACCTCAAGCTCTCGATCACGCGCGGGGTCCAGCCCGGGAAGCTCTCGCCCGACGAGCGGGTCGATCCGACGGTCGTCGTTCAGGTCTCACCGCTCCCGCGCGGCGGGCTCGACGGCGAAAGCGTCTGGGACGAACCCGCGACGCTCCGGACCGTGACGACCCGTCCCGTCCCCGACGAGTCGATCCCGGCCGACGCCAAGACACACAACTACCTCGACGGGATCCTCGCTCGTCTGGAACTGCGACGAACGGACGACACGCAGGCCGACGAAGCGCTCATGCGCGACCCGGACGGCCGCGTCGTCGAGGGTGCGACGAGCAACCTCTTTTTCGTCGACGGCGGCGTCCTGAAGACGCCGTCGACCGACCTGCCCCTCCTGCCGGGCGTCACCCGGTCGATCGTCCTCCAGCTCGCCGACGAGGAAGGGGTCCCGATCGAGGAGGGGCACTACTCCGTCCAGGCGGTGCGGGCGGCCGACGAGGCGTTCCTGACGAACACGACCTGGGAGATCCGTCCGGTCGCGGCGCTGGACGGTGACGAGATCGGCGGCGGACCGATGGCCGACCTGCTCGCCCGGCTGTACGATCAGCGCGTCGAACAGATCTGTTACTGA
- a CDS encoding PLP-dependent cysteine synthase family protein, whose product MKDSILDTLGSPLVELASPAGVTVAAKVESFNPGGSAKDRPATYMIEAAEKAGDLGPGDRIVEPTSGNTGIGISMAAAAKGYDVTIVMSEDKSVERQQLMRAYGADLHLIEGDMTRAREVADRLEREEGMVQLRQFENPANPRAHYETTGPEILEQVGDRTVDAFVAGIGTGGTITGTGRRLREAFSELTIVGVEPAGNAVLATGEAGSDDFQGMGPGFVSEILDVELIDELETVAIEDAEAECRRLAREEGILVGQSSGAMGVVARDVAERLAEPNAADSDDPPLVVTVFWDSGERYMSTGMFDEHE is encoded by the coding sequence GTGAAAGACAGCATTCTGGACACGCTGGGATCGCCCCTCGTCGAGCTGGCGTCGCCGGCGGGCGTGACAGTGGCCGCGAAGGTGGAGTCGTTCAATCCGGGCGGGTCCGCAAAGGACCGCCCGGCGACGTACATGATCGAAGCCGCCGAAAAGGCAGGCGACCTCGGGCCCGGCGACCGGATCGTCGAGCCGACCAGCGGTAACACGGGGATCGGGATCTCGATGGCCGCCGCGGCGAAGGGCTACGACGTCACGATCGTCATGAGCGAGGACAAGTCGGTCGAGCGCCAGCAGCTCATGCGAGCCTACGGCGCGGACCTGCACTTGATCGAAGGCGATATGACTCGCGCACGCGAGGTGGCCGACCGCCTCGAACGCGAGGAGGGGATGGTCCAGTTGCGCCAGTTCGAGAACCCGGCCAACCCGCGTGCCCACTACGAGACGACGGGTCCGGAGATCCTCGAACAGGTCGGCGACCGGACGGTCGACGCTTTCGTCGCGGGAATCGGCACCGGCGGGACGATCACCGGGACGGGCCGGCGGCTCCGGGAGGCGTTCTCCGAACTGACGATCGTGGGCGTCGAACCGGCGGGCAACGCCGTGCTCGCAACGGGCGAAGCCGGCAGCGACGACTTCCAGGGGATGGGGCCGGGCTTCGTCAGCGAGATCCTCGACGTCGAGTTGATCGACGAACTCGAGACCGTGGCAATCGAGGACGCCGAGGCGGAGTGTCGACGCCTCGCCCGCGAGGAGGGGATCCTCGTCGGCCAGTCCTCCGGCGCGATGGGCGTGGTCGCCAGAGACGTTGCCGAGCGCCTCGCCGAGCCGAACGCGGCCGACAGCGATGATCCGCCGCTCGTGGTGACGGTCTTCTGGGACAGCGGCGAGCGATACATGTCCACCGGGATGTTCGACGAACACGAGTGA
- a CDS encoding 50S ribosomal protein L10 codes for MSAESQRKTEHIPEWKREEIDDLVATLESYDSVGIVDLTGIPSQQLQDMRRDLYGTAELRVSRNTLLVRALEAVDEGFEQLTGYISGHVGLIGTNDNPFGLYKQLEASKTSAPINAGEVAPNDIVIPEGDTGIDPGPFVGELQSVGANARIQEGSIQVLEDSTVLEAGEEVSADLSNVLSELGIEPKEVGLDLRAVYAEGVLFEPEDLELDTDEYRSDVEAAVGRARNLAINASFPTAQTLPAQLGKASGEAKNLAIHASIENEDVMPDLLSKADGQVRALAAQIDDQEALPEELRDLEQPEAESSDEQSDDESEAAGDDEQEADEAADEDEEDDDGDAGAALGDMF; via the coding sequence ATGAGCGCCGAGTCCCAGCGCAAGACCGAACACATCCCCGAGTGGAAGCGCGAGGAGATCGACGATCTCGTCGCCACGCTCGAGTCCTACGACAGCGTCGGCATCGTCGACCTGACCGGCATCCCGAGCCAGCAACTCCAGGACATGCGCCGTGACCTCTATGGCACGGCCGAACTGCGCGTCAGCCGCAACACGCTGCTGGTCCGCGCCCTGGAAGCGGTTGACGAGGGCTTCGAGCAACTGACCGGGTACATCTCGGGTCACGTCGGACTCATCGGCACGAACGACAACCCCTTCGGGCTGTACAAGCAGCTGGAAGCCTCCAAGACCTCCGCTCCGATCAACGCGGGCGAGGTCGCGCCCAACGACATCGTCATCCCCGAGGGTGACACGGGCATCGATCCGGGACCGTTCGTCGGCGAACTCCAGAGCGTCGGCGCGAACGCCCGGATCCAGGAAGGCTCGATCCAGGTGCTCGAGGACAGCACGGTACTGGAGGCGGGCGAGGAAGTCTCCGCGGACCTCTCGAACGTCCTTTCCGAGCTGGGCATCGAGCCCAAGGAAGTCGGGCTGGACCTGCGCGCCGTCTACGCGGAGGGCGTGCTCTTCGAGCCCGAGGACCTCGAACTCGACACCGACGAGTACCGCTCGGACGTCGAGGCCGCCGTCGGACGCGCACGGAACCTGGCGATCAACGCCTCGTTCCCGACCGCTCAGACCCTGCCGGCACAGCTCGGCAAGGCCAGCGGCGAGGCCAAGAACCTCGCGATCCACGCCTCCATCGAGAACGAGGACGTCATGCCGGACCTCCTCAGCAAGGCAGACGGTCAGGTCCGCGCGCTCGCCGCGCAGATCGACGATCAAGAGGCCCTGCCCGAGGAACTGCGTGACCTCGAACAGCCGGAAGCCGAATCGAGCGACGAACAGAGCGACGACGAATCCGAGGCCGCCGGCGACGACGAACAGGAGGCCGACGAGGCCGCCGACGAAGATGAAGAAGACGACGACGGCGACGCCGGCGCAGCGCTCGGAGACATGTTCTAA
- the rpl12p gene encoding 50S ribosomal protein P1 — translation MEYVYAALILNESGEEINEANLTDVLEAAGVDVEESRVKALIAALEDVDIDEAVEQAAAVPATGGATTTDETEAADEGDDEAEEEEEAADEDEDDDEDEEASGEGLGELFG, via the coding sequence ATGGAATACGTATACGCAGCACTCATCCTGAACGAATCGGGCGAAGAGATCAACGAAGCGAACCTCACGGACGTCCTCGAGGCCGCGGGCGTCGACGTCGAGGAGTCCCGCGTCAAAGCGCTCATCGCCGCGCTCGAGGACGTCGACATCGACGAGGCCGTCGAGCAGGCCGCCGCCGTCCCCGCGACGGGCGGTGCCACGACGACCGACGAGACCGAAGCTGCCGACGAAGGCGACGACGAGGCCGAAGAGGAGGAAGAGGCCGCCGACGAAGACGAGGACGACGACGAGGACGAAGAGGCCAGCGGCGAGGGCCTCGGCGAACTCTTCGGCTAA
- a CDS encoding DUF5812 family protein has translation MTETKGTFLVSESDAETAILTDVATSQVHTLGEQPDPPLEAGEVVVGTLTAQPPTTAVYAVESIEQRWTIPVEYSDESPTKQERDIAADQSVGELTRQPRAGEGELHVLTVPDDGTEQAAEDVCEDPQTVARAARLGVDRVEVRAADGVLSVRYLPE, from the coding sequence ATGACCGAGACCAAAGGCACGTTTCTGGTCAGCGAGTCCGACGCCGAGACGGCGATTCTCACGGACGTCGCAACCAGTCAGGTCCACACGCTAGGCGAGCAACCTGACCCGCCGTTGGAGGCCGGCGAGGTGGTCGTCGGGACGCTTACGGCTCAACCGCCGACGACGGCCGTCTACGCGGTCGAGTCAATCGAGCAGCGGTGGACGATCCCCGTCGAGTACAGCGACGAGTCCCCGACCAAACAGGAGCGGGACATCGCCGCCGACCAGTCGGTCGGCGAGTTGACGCGCCAGCCGCGGGCCGGCGAGGGGGAACTACACGTGCTGACTGTTCCCGACGACGGGACCGAGCAGGCGGCCGAGGACGTGTGTGAGGACCCACAGACGGTCGCCCGCGCCGCCCGCCTCGGCGTCGACCGCGTCGAGGTTCGCGCCGCCGATGGCGTGCTTAGCGTCCGGTATCTGCCAGAGTAG
- a CDS encoding CPBP family intramembrane glutamic endopeptidase, which translates to MDSEYVKIGDFQTRLQAVGHSIGIVMAAFFVGGLVLSTAGVLLLAPFVDIRLPDGGLTPFANAVGMAWQFIGFIVVVVAYLYRYEAWSLIGARLPTLRDLGYVVGGFLALLVLNIVLSVIISVIGVDIAQNAVVGMGQENPELFLYLIPINLLLVGPGEELLFRGVVQRLFKRAYGVVPAILIASAFFGVAHFVATLGQGASGIATYLAVAAVLGVVLGTVYELTNNIVVPAVIHGVWNAMQFATQWYVATHDGPEQVLVVLAPF; encoded by the coding sequence ATGGACTCCGAGTACGTCAAGATCGGGGACTTTCAAACGCGACTCCAGGCGGTCGGGCATAGCATCGGGATCGTCATGGCCGCGTTCTTCGTGGGCGGACTCGTGCTTTCGACCGCCGGAGTACTGCTGCTCGCACCGTTCGTGGACATCAGACTTCCGGACGGCGGTCTGACTCCATTCGCGAACGCCGTCGGAATGGCGTGGCAGTTCATCGGCTTCATCGTCGTCGTCGTGGCCTATCTCTACCGGTACGAGGCGTGGTCACTGATCGGCGCTCGACTGCCGACGCTCCGCGACCTCGGATACGTCGTCGGCGGTTTCCTAGCACTCCTGGTCTTGAACATCGTTCTGAGCGTCATCATTAGCGTGATCGGCGTCGACATCGCGCAGAACGCCGTCGTCGGGATGGGGCAGGAGAACCCCGAACTATTCCTGTATCTGATCCCGATCAACTTGCTGCTCGTCGGCCCGGGCGAGGAGTTGCTCTTTCGCGGTGTCGTCCAGCGGCTGTTCAAGCGCGCTTACGGCGTCGTTCCGGCCATCCTGATCGCGAGCGCGTTCTTCGGGGTCGCTCACTTCGTCGCGACGCTCGGACAGGGAGCCAGCGGCATCGCCACGTACCTCGCTGTCGCTGCGGTCCTCGGTGTGGTCCTCGGCACGGTCTACGAGTTGACGAATAACATCGTCGTTCCGGCGGTGATCCACGGCGTCTGGAACGCGATGCAGTTCGCCACCCAGTGGTACGTCGCGACGCACGATGGCCCCGAGCAAGTGCTCGTCGTCCTGGCTCCGTTCTGA
- a CDS encoding tripartite tricarboxylate transporter permease, whose product MEAAGIRFVVDPLATALVLAYVASGICLGTISGLTPGLHANTFALLLASLASAVPGPPQYVAAAMLAAGVVHTFLDIVPSLALGVPDPAMAATALPGHRLVLEGRGREALRLSALGSGLAVLAAVPLAIPLTKGMRAGMPWLEAHLSVVLTAVVAVLIMSEPDRAARIGAALAFAASAALGFAALDLPVGGVVPVGNTLAPLFAGLFGAPILLDSIGGAGVPPQDEPVVLTTRWLVVGLAAMGTLAGAVVGFLPGVSSAIAATMVLLAMPRARGAREFVVATSGVNTATAIFALVAFVTFGSTRTGVVVAVDSVNAPQSLALWLLAIAIASLAGFTLVILVGDRYLRVVGRLDNTRLSVGVLALLVVLLWLLSGVVGLGIFLAATAVGLLPPRVGARRVSLMGVLLGPLIL is encoded by the coding sequence ATGGAAGCTGCGGGCATCCGGTTCGTGGTCGATCCGCTCGCGACCGCGCTGGTACTCGCCTACGTCGCAAGCGGGATCTGTCTCGGGACGATCAGCGGGCTCACGCCCGGCCTGCACGCCAACACGTTCGCGCTGTTGCTCGCCTCGCTGGCCTCGGCCGTCCCGGGACCGCCCCAGTACGTCGCGGCCGCGATGCTCGCGGCAGGCGTCGTCCACACCTTTCTGGACATCGTGCCGTCGCTGGCGCTGGGCGTACCCGATCCCGCGATGGCCGCGACCGCCTTGCCGGGTCATCGGCTCGTCCTCGAGGGGCGGGGTCGCGAAGCGTTACGGCTGTCAGCACTGGGTAGCGGACTGGCCGTCCTCGCGGCCGTCCCGCTCGCGATCCCGCTCACGAAGGGGATGCGCGCCGGGATGCCGTGGCTCGAAGCGCACCTGTCGGTCGTGCTCACGGCCGTCGTCGCCGTGCTGATCATGTCCGAACCGGACCGGGCGGCGCGGATCGGCGCGGCTCTGGCTTTCGCGGCGAGCGCGGCTCTCGGGTTCGCCGCCCTCGATCTGCCGGTCGGCGGCGTCGTCCCCGTCGGGAACACGCTCGCGCCGCTGTTCGCCGGGCTGTTCGGCGCGCCGATCCTGCTGGACTCAATCGGCGGCGCGGGCGTTCCGCCGCAGGACGAACCGGTCGTGCTGACGACTCGCTGGCTGGTCGTCGGCCTGGCCGCGATGGGGACGCTGGCGGGGGCAGTCGTCGGCTTCTTGCCTGGCGTCTCCAGTGCGATCGCGGCGACGATGGTCCTGCTCGCGATGCCACGTGCCCGGGGCGCACGCGAGTTCGTCGTCGCGACCAGCGGCGTCAACACGGCGACGGCGATTTTCGCGCTCGTGGCGTTCGTCACCTTCGGTTCGACTCGCACGGGCGTCGTCGTCGCCGTCGACTCGGTCAACGCGCCGCAGTCGCTGGCGCTGTGGCTGCTCGCGATCGCGATCGCGTCGCTCGCGGGATTCACGCTTGTGATCCTCGTCGGCGATCGGTATCTCCGGGTCGTCGGTCGACTCGACAACACGCGGCTGTCGGTCGGCGTCCTTGCCCTGCTGGTCGTGTTGCTCTGGCTTCTGAGCGGCGTCGTCGGGCTGGGTATCTTTCTGGCGGCGACGGCAGTCGGTCTGCTTCCCCCGCGGGTCGGTGCTCGCCGCGTCTCGCTGATGGGAGTGTTGCTCGGTCCGCTGATCCTCTAG
- the secF gene encoding protein translocase subunit SecF, which produces MVEFDVPEIDYDRYSNRQLAGPPLAVLGVSLLVIAIYWYIHKTPVPLGFDFTGGTEMRIANATESGIREAFDAPIDSIRPVQGSDEFIVTFLEQGTGSSDALRSTAEAAGFDPIRTDTRSAAFGSTNQQNALLGLLLAFAGMSVFVFLLFRTFVPSIAVVISAFSDIVIPLAIMDILALTGLVEINLSLGTVAALLMLIGYSVDSDILLNNHILRRRGSFYESTYNAMRTGVTMTLTSIAAMTVMTIVATILAIPLLPDIGLILVFGLTADLMNTYMLNLSLLRWYKFEGVAR; this is translated from the coding sequence ATGGTCGAGTTCGACGTACCGGAGATTGACTACGACCGGTACTCAAACCGCCAGCTCGCCGGGCCTCCACTGGCTGTTCTGGGGGTTTCGCTGCTGGTGATTGCGATCTACTGGTATATACACAAGACACCCGTCCCGCTCGGGTTCGATTTCACCGGCGGGACGGAAATGCGAATCGCGAACGCGACCGAGTCGGGGATCCGTGAGGCGTTCGATGCGCCGATCGATTCGATCCGGCCCGTCCAGGGGAGCGACGAGTTCATCGTGACGTTCCTGGAACAGGGCACAGGGAGTTCGGATGCTCTCAGATCAACCGCTGAAGCGGCCGGATTCGACCCGATTCGGACTGATACTCGCTCGGCAGCGTTCGGGTCGACGAACCAGCAGAACGCCCTGCTGGGGTTGCTGCTCGCGTTCGCCGGCATGAGCGTGTTCGTGTTTCTCCTCTTTCGGACGTTCGTGCCGTCGATCGCGGTCGTCATTTCCGCGTTCTCGGACATCGTGATCCCGCTCGCGATCATGGACATCCTCGCGCTGACCGGGCTGGTCGAAATCAATCTCTCGCTGGGGACGGTCGCCGCCCTACTGATGCTGATCGGGTACTCGGTCGACTCGGACATCCTGCTGAACAACCACATTTTGCGGCGGCGCGGGAGCTTCTACGAGTCGACCTACAACGCGATGCGGACCGGTGTAACGATGACGCTCACGTCGATCGCAGCGATGACCGTCATGACTATCGTCGCGACGATCCTTGCGATCCCGCTGTTGCCCGATATCGGGCTTATCCTCGTGTTCGGGCTGACCGCCGACCTGATGAATACGTACATGTTGAACCTCAGTCTCCTTCGATGGTACAAGTTCGAGGGGGTGGCACGATGA